A genomic stretch from Cloacibacterium caeni includes:
- the alaS gene encoding alanine--tRNA ligase, with the protein MTSQEIRQQFLDFFKSKGHLIVPSAPIVLKDDPTLMFSNSGMTQFKDYFLGYKEPKAPRIADTQKCLRVSGKHNDLDDVGRDTYHHTMFEMLGNWSFGDYFKKEAIDFAWELLTEVYKIPKENLYVTIFEGDASENLERDQAAYDFWKAHISEDRIINGNKKDNFWEMGESGPCGPCSEIHVDLRSDEEKAKTPGVLLINQDHPQVVEIWNNVFMEFNRKADGTLEKLPAQHVDTGMGFERLCMALQGKKSNYDTDVFTPLIAKVEELSGKKYEGILENEKDIAIRVVVDHIRAVAFAIADGQLPSNGGAGYVIRRILRRAISYSYRFLDMKEPFLYELVAVLKNQMGAFFPEIVKQEKLVTEVIKEEENSFLKTIEHGLVRLDHIIKDAIAKNEKVLPGTEVFELYDTYGFPADLSRIIAEEKQLTVDEKGFDEEMEKQKQRSKKSSAQKVYDWVILEEKPETFVGYDQTSSETYITRYRKVENKDGEFFQIVLNKTPFYPEGGGQVGDKGILIPSYAEGFDLTNPAAFDRKNSTEILEVLETKKENNLIISLVKELPKDAGALFYAEVNTADRKNTQANHSVTHLLHEALRDVLGTHVEQKGSYVGPEYLRFDFSHFSKMNEEELALVEEKVNAKIKENIPLQEFRNIPIQEALDKGAMALFGEKYGDNVRMIQFGSSRELCGGTHVKSTGEIGHFKLVAESSTAAGIRRIEAISGDKATEYFKNLENQLKEVSALLKSKDLVKSIEKLLEENTALKSEVEALKKEKAKGEINDWKNAFVQKGDKQLLVKRTSLDAGSVKDIVFQLKKEIPNSVTIVISDAGEKPMITVGVSADLEANYHAGNIVKELAKEIQGGGGGNPGFATAGGKNLAGIENALNKAMEI; encoded by the coding sequence ATGACTTCACAAGAAATACGCCAACAGTTTTTAGATTTTTTCAAAAGCAAAGGACACTTAATTGTTCCTTCTGCTCCAATTGTGCTGAAAGATGACCCTACTCTAATGTTTTCCAACTCTGGAATGACACAGTTTAAGGACTATTTCCTTGGTTACAAAGAACCAAAAGCACCTAGAATTGCCGATACTCAAAAATGTTTGAGAGTTTCTGGAAAACACAATGATTTGGACGATGTAGGTCGTGATACATATCACCACACCATGTTTGAAATGTTGGGAAATTGGAGTTTTGGAGATTATTTCAAAAAAGAAGCCATCGATTTTGCTTGGGAATTACTGACAGAAGTTTATAAAATTCCAAAAGAAAATCTATATGTAACCATTTTTGAGGGAGACGCTTCAGAAAATTTAGAGCGCGACCAAGCTGCTTATGATTTCTGGAAAGCTCACATTTCAGAAGATAGAATCATCAACGGAAACAAGAAAGATAATTTCTGGGAAATGGGCGAATCTGGACCTTGTGGACCTTGTTCAGAAATTCACGTAGACCTACGTTCTGACGAAGAAAAAGCAAAAACTCCGGGAGTTCTACTGATTAACCAAGATCATCCTCAAGTTGTAGAAATTTGGAATAACGTATTCATGGAGTTCAACAGAAAAGCTGATGGAACTCTAGAAAAACTTCCTGCGCAACATGTAGATACAGGAATGGGATTTGAGAGACTTTGTATGGCGTTGCAAGGTAAAAAATCTAATTATGATACCGATGTTTTCACTCCGCTGATTGCAAAAGTAGAAGAACTTTCTGGCAAAAAATATGAAGGAATTTTAGAAAACGAAAAAGATATTGCAATTAGAGTTGTGGTAGACCATATTCGTGCGGTTGCTTTTGCCATTGCAGACGGTCAATTGCCTTCTAATGGTGGTGCTGGTTACGTAATTCGTAGAATTTTGAGACGTGCCATTTCGTATTCTTACCGATTTTTAGATATGAAAGAACCTTTCTTATATGAATTGGTGGCTGTTCTTAAAAATCAAATGGGCGCTTTCTTCCCAGAAATTGTGAAGCAAGAAAAATTGGTGACTGAAGTGATTAAAGAAGAAGAAAATTCTTTCTTAAAAACCATCGAACACGGTTTGGTTCGTCTAGATCACATTATCAAAGACGCCATTGCTAAAAACGAAAAAGTATTACCAGGAACTGAAGTTTTTGAACTTTACGATACTTACGGTTTCCCAGCCGATTTATCTAGAATTATTGCCGAAGAAAAGCAATTAACTGTAGATGAAAAAGGCTTCGATGAAGAAATGGAAAAACAAAAACAACGTTCTAAAAAATCATCGGCGCAAAAAGTTTATGACTGGGTAATTTTAGAAGAAAAACCTGAAACTTTCGTAGGTTATGACCAAACTTCTTCTGAAACTTACATTACAAGATATAGAAAAGTAGAAAATAAAGACGGAGAATTCTTCCAAATTGTACTGAATAAAACGCCTTTCTATCCTGAAGGTGGTGGTCAGGTTGGTGACAAAGGAATTCTTATCCCAAGTTATGCAGAAGGTTTTGACCTTACTAATCCTGCTGCTTTTGACAGAAAAAATTCTACTGAAATTTTAGAAGTTTTAGAAACTAAAAAAGAAAATAACCTCATCATTTCTTTGGTGAAAGAATTGCCAAAAGATGCAGGAGCGCTTTTCTACGCAGAAGTAAATACCGCAGACAGAAAAAACACTCAAGCGAATCACTCTGTAACACACTTGTTGCACGAAGCTTTGAGAGACGTTTTAGGAACTCACGTAGAGCAAAAAGGTTCTTATGTAGGTCCAGAATATTTGCGTTTTGACTTCTCGCATTTTTCTAAAATGAATGAAGAAGAATTGGCTTTGGTGGAAGAAAAAGTTAATGCTAAAATCAAGGAAAATATCCCGTTACAAGAATTCAGAAATATCCCGATTCAGGAAGCGCTAGACAAAGGAGCAATGGCACTTTTCGGAGAAAAATATGGTGACAATGTAAGAATGATTCAGTTTGGCAGTTCTAGAGAATTATGTGGTGGGACTCACGTAAAATCTACTGGCGAAATTGGGCATTTCAAATTGGTTGCAGAAAGTTCTACTGCTGCTGGAATTAGAAGAATAGAAGCGATTTCTGGTGATAAAGCAACGGAATATTTCAAAAATTTAGAAAACCAACTGAAAGAAGTTTCTGCTTTGTTAAAATCTAAAGATTTAGTAAAATCTATCGAAAAATTATTAGAAGAAAATACTGCACTAAAATCTGAAGTTGAAGCTTTGAAAAAAGAAAAAGCAAAAGGCGAAATTAACGATTGGAAAAACGCTTTCGTACAAAAAGGCGACAAGCAATTATTGGTAAAACGAACTTCTCTTGACGCTGGTTCTGTAAAAGATATTGTCTTCCAATTGAAAAAAGAAATTCCAAATTCTGTAACGATTGTGATTTCTGACGCAGGCGAAAAACCAATGATTACTGTAGGAGTTTCTGCAGATTTAGAAGCAAATTATCATGCTGGAAACATCGTAAAAGAACTCGCAAAAGAAATTCAAGGTGGTGGTGGTGGAAACCCAGGTTTCGCAACTGCCGGTGGAAAAAATCTTGCAGGAATTGAAAATGCTTTGAATAAAGCAATGGAAATTTAA
- the prmA gene encoding 50S ribosomal protein L11 methyltransferase, with product MNNYTEFNFKIQPLEPWNEILMAELIEIGFDSFTEELEGILAYIPTDLVNEENFKTLEIFNNELVKISYTFQEMPNINWNEEWEKNFSPINVEDKVLIRAEFHEPNPAMEEIIIQPKMSFGTGHHPTTHLMIQQMLEMDFKDKKVLDMGCGTSVLAIYAKMKGAKDVLAIDIDEWSVENSKENAERNNVELRIELGTAENLGKEKFDIILANINRNILISDIPTYVKDMNEGSELLLSGLCFFDVDDILEVCTEQGLKLKNKQQREEWCSLLLEK from the coding sequence ATGAACAACTATACCGAATTCAACTTCAAAATACAACCGCTAGAACCTTGGAACGAAATCTTAATGGCAGAACTTATTGAAATAGGTTTTGACAGTTTTACCGAAGAATTAGAAGGCATTTTAGCATATATTCCAACGGATTTGGTAAACGAAGAGAATTTCAAAACCCTAGAAATTTTCAACAATGAACTTGTAAAAATTTCTTACACTTTCCAAGAAATGCCGAACATCAACTGGAACGAAGAATGGGAAAAAAACTTCTCTCCAATTAATGTAGAAGACAAAGTCTTAATTCGTGCAGAATTTCACGAGCCAAACCCTGCGATGGAAGAAATCATTATTCAGCCGAAAATGTCTTTCGGAACGGGGCATCATCCTACCACACATTTAATGATTCAGCAAATGCTGGAAATGGATTTCAAAGACAAAAAAGTTTTGGATATGGGTTGCGGTACATCCGTTTTAGCGATTTATGCCAAAATGAAAGGTGCAAAAGATGTTTTGGCGATTGACATTGACGAATGGTCGGTTGAAAATTCCAAAGAAAACGCTGAGAGAAACAATGTGGAACTTAGAATTGAACTGGGAACTGCTGAAAATTTAGGCAAAGAAAAATTTGACATTATCTTAGCAAATATCAACAGAAATATCTTGATTTCAGACATCCCAACTTACGTAAAAGACATGAATGAAGGCAGCGAATTATTGCTTTCTGGCTTATGTTTCTTTGATGTAGATGATATTCTAGAAGTTTGCACAGAACAAGGTCTAAAACTCAAAAACAAACAACAGCGAGAAGAATGGTGCAGCTTGCTTTTGGAGAAATAA
- the tpiA gene encoding triose-phosphate isomerase: MRKNIVAGNWKMNKNVIDAQQLMAQLLDYKKANTTNCEVWIAPPSLYLMMARDVFENNEIGVFSQDMSEYESGAYTGEISADMLQSIEADGSIIGHSERRQYHGETDSHCNRKVKLALDKGLTPIYCNGETLEQRKSGQHLEVVKNQTETALFTLSAEEIKKVVIAYEPVWAIGTGETATPEQAQEIHAHIRSLIATKYGQEVANEISILYGGSVKPDNAKEIFSQPDIDGGLIGGAALKLEDFSKIIEGFNQ; this comes from the coding sequence ATGAGAAAAAACATTGTAGCAGGAAACTGGAAAATGAACAAAAACGTGATTGATGCTCAACAATTAATGGCTCAATTATTAGATTATAAAAAAGCAAATACCACCAATTGCGAAGTGTGGATTGCTCCTCCTTCATTATATTTAATGATGGCTAGAGATGTATTTGAAAACAATGAAATCGGTGTTTTTTCACAAGATATGAGCGAATACGAAAGTGGCGCTTACACCGGTGAAATTTCTGCAGATATGTTGCAATCTATCGAAGCAGACGGTTCTATCATTGGACACAGTGAACGCAGACAATACCACGGAGAAACAGATTCTCACTGCAATAGAAAAGTAAAATTGGCTTTAGACAAAGGTTTAACTCCAATCTATTGTAACGGAGAAACTCTGGAACAAAGAAAATCTGGACAACATTTAGAAGTGGTAAAAAACCAAACCGAAACTGCTCTTTTCACGCTTTCTGCGGAAGAAATTAAAAAAGTGGTGATCGCTTACGAACCAGTTTGGGCGATTGGAACTGGCGAAACTGCCACTCCAGAACAAGCGCAAGAAATTCACGCGCACATCAGAAGTCTTATCGCCACAAAATACGGACAAGAAGTTGCCAACGAAATTTCAATTTTGTATGGCGGTTCTGTAAAACCAGACAATGCGAAAGAGATTTTTTCTCAGCCAGACATTGACGGTGGTTTAATTGGTGGAGCTGCTTTAAAATTAGAAGATTTTTCTAAAATTATTGAAGGTTTTAATCAATAA
- a CDS encoding TerB family tellurite resistance protein, whose translation MRKTNKSIAGYHLLMILSAVDYKFHAGEEKVIREYLEEEFPFHVNLDNELEVISALQPSDWKDHFEFQAHCFLDDSTEKERKEFKQFAKKLIKADTNVSDREHDFYSLMKTIWKM comes from the coding sequence ATGAGAAAAACCAACAAATCCATCGCAGGATATCACTTATTGATGATTCTTTCGGCAGTAGATTATAAATTTCATGCAGGCGAAGAAAAAGTCATCAGAGAATATCTAGAAGAAGAATTTCCGTTCCATGTGAATTTGGATAACGAGTTAGAAGTGATTTCTGCGCTTCAACCTAGCGATTGGAAAGACCATTTTGAGTTTCAGGCACATTGTTTCCTAGACGATTCTACCGAAAAAGAACGTAAAGAATTCAAACAATTTGCAAAAAAACTCATCAAAGCAGATACCAACGTTTCAGACAGAGAGCACGATTTCTACTCTTTGATGAAAACCATTTGGAAAATGTAA
- a CDS encoding BT_3928 family protein produces MKRILRYIIAVIFIASGFVKAIDVKGFSFKLEEYFSPDVFNLTFLQNFTLEIAIFVVALELVLGLMLLLKMKLKYTLISLIALCVFFAFLTFYSAYFNKVTDCGCFGDAIKFTPWQSFWKDITLLFGLLILWFLNKKSDTLNNEKGLLKIPFLGVGILVSAFIIYYGIAHEPLIDFRDYKIGTDLNLEKQKISANPSEYKTSYTLKNNKTGEEKVVGQDDFVNQKEYWEEGTPWQIQKGKEVSVLVKQGYQSSIDKFKLEDENGNDVTDQILHLPKVYLIFTYKPKEISYGAHPSEEIQEKLEMVAGKSPIYEISTEKSDLLGFQHLTMDATAIKTIARSNPFVLVLENGKIVEKKSLEDFLKH; encoded by the coding sequence ATGAAAAGAATTTTAAGATACATTATTGCCGTTATTTTCATTGCATCTGGCTTTGTGAAAGCAATAGATGTGAAAGGTTTTTCTTTTAAACTCGAAGAATATTTTTCGCCAGACGTTTTTAATTTGACTTTTTTACAGAATTTCACTTTAGAAATTGCAATTTTTGTAGTCGCATTAGAACTAGTTTTAGGATTAATGCTTTTGTTAAAGATGAAGCTAAAATACACACTTATTTCGTTAATTGCATTGTGCGTTTTTTTTGCATTTCTTACGTTTTATTCGGCTTATTTTAATAAAGTTACAGACTGCGGTTGTTTTGGAGATGCCATCAAATTCACACCTTGGCAAAGCTTCTGGAAAGACATTACGTTGCTTTTCGGTTTACTTATTTTATGGTTTTTAAATAAAAAATCAGACACATTAAATAATGAAAAAGGATTACTTAAAATACCATTTCTCGGAGTAGGAATTTTGGTTTCTGCTTTCATCATTTATTACGGAATTGCACACGAACCTTTGATTGATTTCAGAGATTATAAAATTGGGACTGATTTAAATCTTGAGAAACAAAAAATATCGGCCAATCCTTCGGAATACAAAACTTCTTACACGCTGAAAAACAACAAAACTGGCGAGGAAAAAGTGGTAGGACAAGATGATTTTGTGAACCAAAAAGAATATTGGGAAGAAGGAACGCCTTGGCAAATTCAGAAAGGGAAAGAAGTGTCTGTTTTGGTGAAACAAGGCTATCAATCTTCTATTGATAAATTTAAATTAGAAGACGAAAACGGAAATGATGTTACTGACCAAATTCTTCATTTACCGAAAGTGTATTTGATTTTCACTTATAAACCAAAGGAAATTTCTTACGGAGCACATCCATCAGAAGAAATTCAAGAAAAACTAGAAATGGTAGCTGGAAAATCTCCAATTTATGAAATCTCAACAGAAAAATCAGATTTATTAGGTTTTCAACATTTAACCATGGATGCAACAGCTATCAAAACTATTGCAAGAAGCAATCCTTTTGTTTTGGTCTTAGAAAACGGTAAAATTGTAGAAAAGAAAAGTTTGGAAGATTTTTTAAAACATTAA
- a CDS encoding DUF1599 domain-containing protein, whose translation MQNTAQQFSEVIHQCRDLFSKKLQDYGAAWRVLRPSSITDQIYIKVNRIRTLQMTDVKMVDEHEEDEFIAIVNYSIIGLIQLEKGFSENLDEDRTEILKLYDDYAQKAKDLMLRKNHDYGEAWHEMRISSITDLIYQKVLRTKQIEDNQGKTLVSEGLDANYFDMLNYAVFCLIKFSEEKK comes from the coding sequence ATGCAAAATACAGCTCAACAATTTAGCGAAGTTATTCATCAATGTCGTGATTTGTTTTCTAAAAAATTACAAGATTACGGTGCAGCTTGGCGTGTTTTAAGACCAAGTTCTATTACCGACCAAATTTACATTAAAGTTAATAGAATCCGTACTTTACAGATGACTGACGTAAAAATGGTAGATGAACACGAAGAAGATGAATTTATAGCGATTGTGAACTACTCCATCATTGGTTTAATACAATTAGAAAAAGGTTTTTCTGAAAATTTAGACGAAGACAGAACTGAAATTCTGAAATTATATGATGATTACGCTCAAAAAGCAAAAGATTTAATGCTTCGTAAAAACCACGATTATGGTGAAGCTTGGCACGAAATGAGGATTTCATCCATCACCGATTTAATTTATCAAAAAGTTCTTCGCACAAAACAAATTGAAGATAATCAGGGAAAAACTCTGGTTTCAGAAGGTTTAGACGCTAATTATTTTGATATGCTGAATTATGCAGTTTTCTGTCTCATTAAGTTTTCGGAAGAAAAAAAATAA
- a CDS encoding THUMP domain-containing class I SAM-dependent RNA methyltransferase has product MNTENLKIQIKTFFGLEEVLAEEIKKLGGRKVEIKNRAVNCEGDLGFLYKINYSARTAVKILVPIATFKAWNENKLYDKIFDFPWETVMSVDQTFAIDSTVYSETFKHSQFVALKMKDAICDYFVMKERRRPDVDPKNPDIKFHLHIDRELVTISLDSSGDPLFKRGYRKEQGEAPINEVLASGMLQLAGWDGKGNFLDPMCGSGTLLIEAAMLAMDLPAQIFRKKFAFQNWKNYDAELFTKIKEFRINRVKEFTGKIVGYDIDARMLNAARINIEAAEMEDVIEVKKQNFFESEKDMFPLLMVFNPPYDERITINDPDFYKKIGDTFKQKYPNTLAWMISSDLEGVKNVGLRPSRKIKLFNGKLECRFLQYEMYEGTKKIHKLEK; this is encoded by the coding sequence ATGAATACAGAAAATTTAAAAATTCAGATAAAAACATTTTTTGGTTTAGAAGAAGTTCTTGCCGAAGAAATTAAAAAGTTAGGCGGAAGAAAAGTAGAGATTAAAAACCGCGCCGTAAACTGCGAAGGCGACCTTGGTTTTCTATACAAAATCAATTATTCTGCCAGAACAGCTGTTAAAATTTTGGTTCCTATTGCTACTTTTAAAGCTTGGAATGAAAATAAATTGTATGACAAAATTTTCGATTTTCCTTGGGAAACCGTGATGAGTGTAGATCAAACTTTCGCGATAGATTCTACGGTTTATTCTGAAACATTCAAACATTCACAATTTGTAGCATTGAAAATGAAAGATGCGATTTGTGATTATTTTGTGATGAAAGAAAGACGCAGACCAGACGTTGACCCGAAAAATCCTGACATCAAATTCCATCTTCATATTGATAGAGAATTGGTTACGATTTCTTTGGATTCTTCTGGAGATCCTTTATTTAAGCGTGGTTACCGAAAAGAACAAGGAGAAGCGCCGATTAATGAAGTTCTCGCTTCAGGAATGTTGCAATTAGCAGGTTGGGACGGAAAAGGCAATTTCCTTGATCCAATGTGCGGAAGTGGAACGCTTTTAATCGAAGCAGCAATGTTGGCGATGGATTTACCTGCACAAATTTTTAGAAAGAAATTCGCTTTCCAAAATTGGAAAAATTACGATGCGGAATTATTCACCAAAATCAAAGAATTTAGAATTAATAGAGTTAAAGAATTTACAGGAAAAATTGTAGGTTACGACATTGATGCAAGAATGCTGAATGCTGCTAGAATCAACATAGAAGCCGCAGAAATGGAAGATGTAATTGAAGTAAAAAAACAGAATTTCTTTGAATCTGAAAAAGATATGTTCCCGTTGTTAATGGTTTTCAATCCGCCTTATGATGAGAGAATTACGATTAACGATCCTGATTTTTACAAAAAAATTGGTGATACTTTTAAACAAAAATATCCGAATACTTTGGCTTGGATGATTTCATCAGATTTAGAAGGCGTAAAAAATGTAGGTTTGAGACCTTCCCGAAAAATAAAACTCTTCAACGGAAAATTAGAATGCCGTTTCCTACAATACGAAATGTACGAAGGCACGAAGAAAATTCATAAATTAGAAAAGTAA
- a CDS encoding glycosyltransferase, with protein sequence MKNLVIIGKVFPEPNSTAAGSRMIQLMDSFLTQNYQITFLSTASVSENSFDLSSKNISFQNIVLNDSSFDELIKNLNPEIVIFDRFTTEEQFGWRVSEQVPNAIKILDTEDLHFLRNAREKAFKQNKILENSDLINDVFKRELASILRCDLSLIISEFEMNLLIEKFKIDENILFYLPLFGDIKKTETSFSERKNFISIGNFLHEPNWHTVLQLKKLWKDIKNQLPEAEIHIYGAYASEKVFQLHNEKEGFIIKGRAENVEIIFNTAKVLLAPIPFGAGIKGKLLESMQFGLPNVTSAVGAEAMHGNLDWNGFITDNETEFVEKAVLLYQNENFWQKSQENGYLIAKNLFKKEIFEKDFTAKIDWISEHLPEHRNTNFLGQILQHHTLQSTKYLSKWIEEKNSKNQ encoded by the coding sequence ATGAAAAATTTGGTAATTATTGGTAAGGTTTTTCCAGAACCTAATTCTACAGCTGCCGGTTCTAGAATGATTCAATTGATGGATTCATTCTTAACTCAAAATTATCAAATCACCTTTCTTTCCACTGCTTCAGTTTCAGAAAATAGCTTTGATTTGAGTTCTAAAAACATCTCTTTTCAAAATATTGTTTTGAATGATAGTAGTTTTGATGAACTCATCAAAAATCTAAACCCAGAAATCGTCATTTTTGACAGATTTACTACTGAAGAACAATTCGGATGGAGAGTTTCTGAGCAAGTTCCAAATGCTATAAAAATCTTAGACACAGAAGATTTACACTTCCTAAGAAATGCCAGAGAAAAAGCGTTTAAACAAAATAAAATTTTAGAAAATTCAGATTTAATCAATGACGTTTTCAAGCGTGAATTAGCTTCCATTTTAAGATGCGACCTTTCCCTCATCATTTCTGAATTCGAGATGAATTTACTCATTGAAAAGTTTAAAATTGACGAGAATATTCTCTTTTATCTTCCACTTTTTGGAGATATTAAAAAAACTGAAACTTCCTTTTCAGAAAGAAAAAATTTTATCAGCATCGGTAATTTTTTACACGAACCGAATTGGCACACTGTTCTTCAACTCAAAAAACTTTGGAAAGACATCAAAAACCAACTTCCAGAAGCCGAAATTCATATTTATGGTGCTTACGCAAGTGAAAAAGTCTTTCAGTTGCATAATGAAAAAGAAGGTTTCATCATCAAAGGAAGAGCCGAAAATGTAGAAATTATTTTTAACACTGCTAAAGTTTTACTCGCACCCATTCCTTTTGGAGCTGGAATTAAAGGTAAATTGCTCGAAAGCATGCAATTTGGATTACCCAATGTTACTTCCGCAGTTGGTGCAGAAGCGATGCATGGAAACCTTGACTGGAATGGTTTTATTACCGATAACGAAACGGAATTTGTAGAAAAAGCAGTTCTACTCTATCAAAATGAAAATTTTTGGCAAAAATCTCAAGAAAACGGTTATCTAATTGCTAAAAATTTATTCAAAAAAGAGATTTTTGAGAAAGATTTCACAGCAAAAATAGATTGGATTTCAGAACATTTACCAGAACATAGAAACACTAATTTTCTAGGGCAAATTCTTCAACATCATACTTTGCAAAGCACTAAATATTTAAGTAAATGGATTGAGGAAAAGAATTCTAAAAATCAATAA
- a CDS encoding ATP-dependent nuclease — translation MKLKVKINKIKSIDSLEISLPIEKGLYAITGQNGSGKSTVVTAASCVFFTLPMNDYFGVTEEDSRIDFELNGAKRAWLKVGGKWQKYSDGKMSIKGFYEGSLIFGNRFRNTNYDTLKKLDLIDTTKLIPAPTFIKENLGIILQNNKNFYEELFILEGNKIDTKLNFSRDIFYYKKGVKRVSQFHMSTGENLMVSILNSIYIRNNDRASLSKPCLMFLDEIELALHPSSLKRLIQFLKEISNAFNYAIYFSTHSIELISGIKPDNIFFIERYPDDTLEVLNPCYPAYATRILYDHSGYDHIFLVEDDLAKSIINRILKNKNLLSNRLVHVLPCGGYSNVIDLAEEVINSNLVGKTSKIMIILDGDVKTEADNYYAKKGYKNNIPLNYLPIKSLEKYLKENLIFNVNKELFKLLNDYVFQQKSLQLLIQEYQNENDTSKDNNGKTFYKYIDTELRARNKTREDVVEMIVGYLFDKSDPKINNITTFLQKQLI, via the coding sequence ATGAAACTGAAAGTAAAAATCAACAAAATAAAATCAATTGACAGTTTAGAAATTTCTTTACCTATTGAAAAAGGGCTTTATGCTATAACTGGTCAAAATGGGTCGGGAAAAAGCACTGTTGTGACAGCTGCGTCTTGTGTATTTTTTACATTACCAATGAATGATTATTTTGGCGTTACTGAAGAAGATTCAAGAATTGATTTTGAATTAAACGGAGCAAAAAGAGCTTGGTTAAAAGTCGGTGGAAAATGGCAAAAATATTCTGACGGAAAAATGTCAATTAAAGGGTTTTATGAAGGATCTTTAATCTTCGGTAATCGCTTTAGAAATACAAACTACGATACGCTTAAAAAATTAGACTTAATTGACACAACAAAACTAATTCCTGCACCAACTTTTATAAAAGAAAATCTTGGAATTATTTTACAAAACAATAAAAATTTTTACGAAGAATTATTTATTCTTGAAGGTAATAAAATTGACACTAAGTTAAATTTTTCACGAGACATTTTTTATTATAAAAAGGGAGTTAAACGAGTTAGTCAGTTTCATATGTCAACTGGTGAGAACTTAATGGTTAGTATTTTGAATTCAATTTATATAAGAAACAATGACAGAGCAAGTTTGTCTAAACCGTGTTTAATGTTTTTAGATGAAATTGAACTTGCTTTACACCCAAGTTCTTTGAAAAGACTAATTCAATTTTTAAAAGAAATTTCTAATGCTTTCAATTATGCAATTTATTTTTCAACTCATTCTATTGAATTAATTTCAGGTATAAAACCTGATAATATTTTTTTCATTGAAAGATATCCTGATGATACACTTGAAGTATTAAATCCGTGTTATCCAGCTTATGCGACCAGAATTTTATATGACCATTCTGGATATGACCATATATTTTTGGTTGAAGACGATTTAGCAAAGTCAATTATAAATAGAATTTTAAAAAATAAAAATTTACTTTCAAATAGACTTGTTCACGTTTTACCTTGTGGTGGCTACTCAAATGTAATTGATTTAGCAGAAGAAGTAATAAATAGCAACTTAGTTGGTAAAACGTCTAAAATTATGATTATTCTTGATGGTGATGTCAAAACTGAAGCAGACAATTATTACGCAAAAAAAGGATATAAAAACAATATACCATTAAATTATCTTCCTATAAAAAGCTTAGAGAAATATTTAAAAGAAAATTTAATTTTTAATGTTAACAAGGAACTGTTTAAACTATTAAATGATTATGTATTTCAACAAAAAAGTTTACAATTATTAATCCAAGAATATCAAAATGAAAACGACACTTCAAAAGACAATAATGGAAAAACTTTCTATAAATATATTGACACAGAGCTTAGAGCTAGGAACAAAACAAGAGAAGATGTTGTAGAAATGATTGTTGGTTATCTTTTTGACAAATCTGACCCAAAAATAAATAATATCACAACTTTTTTACAGAAACAATTAATATAA